The sequence ATGACAGGGGGGTcctagaggggaggggtttccgcTGGATTACAGGGGGGTcctagaggggaggggtttccgcTGGATTACAGGAGGGTCCTGGAGGGGAGGGGTTTCCGCTGGATTACAGGGGGGTCCTAGAGTGGAGGGGTCTCCGCTGGATGACAGGGGGGTcctagaggggaggggtttccgcTGGATTACAGGGGGGGTCCTAGAGGGGAGGAGTTTCCGCTGGATTACAGGGTGGTcctagaggggaggggtttccgcTGGATTACAGGGGGGGTCCTAGAAGGGAGGGGATTCCGCTGGATTACAGGGGGGTCCTAGAGGGGAGGAGTTTCCGCTGGATTACAGGGGGGTCCTAGAGTGGAGGGGTCTCCGCTGGATGACAGGGGGGTcctagaggggaggggtttccgcTGGATTACAGGGGGGGTcctagaggggaggggtttccgcTGGATTACAGGGGGGTcctagaggggaggggtttccgcTGGATTACAGGGGGGGTCCTAGAAGGGAGGGGATTCCGCTGGATTACAGGGGGGTCCTAGAGGGGAGGAGTTTCCGCTGGATTACAGGGGGGTcctagaggggaggggtttccacTGGATTACAGGGGAGGGATCTCTGCTGGATTATAGGGGGTCCTAGATGTGAGGGGTCTTCTCATGGCGTCGGCCATCTTGGTCTGATCATCTGTTGTTTTGCAGTAACTTCATGCGTCAGGAGTGTCTGGATTCGCGCTTCGTCTTTGACCGTCCTTTGCCGGTGTCGCGCCTCGTCTCTCTGATTGGAAGCAGTATCCTTATAATACGGCAGCTCACGCTGTGATGTGTACGGCTGGATGTGTTCTCCCATGTGGGGATACTACCTAACTGGCGGGGGGCTCCGTCTCTCAGCCCGGGCCAGACAGGGGGCTTCGCCTCTCAGCAGCCATTTTGTCTCAGCAGTAGTAAATCATATGACTGACATTTATATTACTTAACTGTGCCCAGAAACCCAAATACCAACCCAGCGCTACGGGCGGAGACCGTACGGAGTGGGGCTGCTCATCGCAGGATATGACGTAAGTGATGGAGGAGTCCTGGGGGAGGGGCGTCCCTCTGTATGTATCAGGAGTCCTGTGGGAGGGGCGTCCCTCTCCTGGGGGGGGCGGAGTTTCTCTCTATATATCAGGAGTCCTGGGGGGGCAGGGTTCCTCTCTATATATTAGGAGTCCTGAGGGAGGGGCTTCCCTCTATATATCATGAGTCCTGGGGGAGGGGCgtccctctctatgtatcagGAGCCCGGGGGGAGGGGTGCCCCTTTCTGTTTTAGGAGTCCGGGGGGAGGGGCGCCCCTCTCTATGTAtcagggtgtgggggggggttgtgaTTCAGATATAGATGGTGATGCGTAACGCCGGTTCCCCTCTGCTTCATCCTCAGGACATGGGGCCGCACATATTCCAGACATGTCCCTCGGCTAATTACTTTGACTGTAAGGCGATGTCCATCGGAGCGCGGTCACAGTCGGCTCGCACCTACTTGGAGCGCCACATGTCGGAATTCAGTGAATGTAAGTGTGTACACTGGGGTTTAGATACAGCAATGGTGTTGGATACAGTATGATGGGTGTAGATACAGCACTGGTGTTGGATACAGTAAAAGGTGGAGGGGGAAGATACATTATAGGGGGATGTGGGGTGCAGTATGGTGGCGGTATGTCTGGTACAGTGAGGCGGTGGTATATCGGATGTGGGGTTCATTATGGCGGCGGTAAGGGAGATGTCTGGTACAGTATGGCGGCGGTATATCGGATGTGGGGTACAGTATGGCGGCGGTAGGGGAGATGTCTGGTACAGTATGGCGGCGGTAGGGGTGATGTCTGGTACAGTATGGCGGCGGTATATCGGATGTAGGGTACAGTATGGCGGCGGTATATCGgatgtggggtacagtatagtgGCGGTAAGGGAGATGTCTGGTACAGTATGGCGGCGGTATATCGGATGTGGGGTAAAGTATAGTGGCGGTAGGGGAGATGTCTGGTACAGTATGGTGGCGGTAGGGGAGATGTCTGGTACAGTATGGTGGCGGTATATCGGATGTGGGGTACAGTATGGTGGCGGTAGGGGAGATGTCTGGTACAGTATGGCGGCGGTAGGGGAGATGTCTGGTACAGTATGGCGGCGGTAGGGGAGATGTCTGGTACAGTATGGCAGCGGTATATCGGATGTGGGGTACAGTATGGCGGCGGTAGGGGAGATGTCTGGTACAGTATGACAGGGGTAGGGGAGATGTCTGGTACAGTATGGCGGCGGTAGGGGAGATGTCTGGTACAGTATGGCGGCGGTAGGGGAGATGTCtggtacagtatggcggcagtaGGGGAGATGTCTGGTACAGTATGACAGGGGTAGGGGAGATGTCTGGTACAGTATGGCGGCGGTAGGGGAGATGTCtggtacagtatggcggcagtaGGGGAGATGTCTGGTACAGTATGGCGGCGGTATATCGGATGTGGGGTACAGTATGGCGGCGGTAGGGGAGATGTCTGGTACAGTATGGCGGCGGTAGGGGAGATGTCTGGTACAGTATGGCGCATGTATTGGGGACCCCTGGCTGACGCGGATGTTACTTCCCCCAGGTAATCTGAATGAGTTGGTGAAGCACGGGCTCCGGGCACTGAGGGAGACGCTTCCTGCAGAACAAGACCTGACAACAAAGGTAACAAGCAACGTCCGCCGGAACCTCCATCCCCCCTAGCACTGctgacactgatacactgtaacaaagtcCAGGAcagctgatacattgtagcaaatagCCAGCTGTAAGAAGTATTTGGTTTCTACACACACCAAACCTTTGGGCGTTCCTGTAGTAGAAAGTTCCAGAAGTTCTCCTTACATCTCGGTGCAGGTAACCGGCCCTTTAAGAATATGATGGAGAATGAATCCGGGGTATTAATAGACTCAATGTGTAATAGTGGGGGAGGGGTGACGTCACTGTTGATGAAGAACACGTGTGGAGCCTCTATGTTGTGTGTCCACAGAACGTTTCCATCGGCATTGTGGGTAAAGATCTGGAATTTACAatctatgatgatgatgaagtcgCCCCATTCCTGGAAGGATTAGAAGAGCGACCACAGAGGAAGGTGGGTGACCCTCCGCCGTCATATAGATTTATTTCATCAGTCACCCCGATAACGTAGAGAGTCCGGATATTGCATGAGGGATCTGTAGGATGGGACTGTGTGTAGGATGGGggatccagggctgtggagtcagtaagccgcagctccaactcccgACTCGgactcctgctccttgataaatggccggtaatataccaggggagatatctatcacaccggctcagcagcttctccctaatgtcctacatgatcctggggcaacttctgagggaatatatactgtatatacagcagcttctccctaatgtcctacatgatcctggggcgacttctgagggaatatatactgtatatacagcagcttctcctgtgtgtgcagtgggtgcagccagtctccagcctccatgtcctgaactactcacagctagactagatggagcaggtggtcttttcctgctgacatcttctatgtttctaacgaATATTCacaatacacaaagaaacacagaaacactgccagatccctgtaatatagaggtcagacatagtgatatacagggggtcacatctCACATATAgtgatagaggggtcacacacagtgatatagagagggatcacacacagtgatatagaggggtcacacatagtgatatagagaggggtcacacatagtgatatagagaggggtcacacatagtgatatacagggggtcacacatagtgatatagagaggggtcacacatagtgatatagaggggtcacacatagtgatatagagaggtcacacatagtgatatagaggtcacacatagtgatatagagaggggtcacacacagtgatatagagaggggtcacacacagtgatatagagaggggtcacacatagagaggggtcacacagtgatatagagaggggtcacacacagtgatatagagagaggtcacacacagtgatatagaggggtcacacacagtgatatagagaggggtcacacacagtgatatagagaggggtcacacatagtgatatagagaggggtcacacacagtgatatagagaggggtcacacacagtgatatagagaggggtcacacacagtgatatagagaggggtcacacacagtgatatagagaggggtcacacatagtgatatagagaggggtcacacatagtgatatagagaggggtcacacacagtgatatagagaggggtcacacacagtgatatagagaggggtcacacacagtgatatagagaggggtcacacacagtgatatagagaggggtcacacacagtgatatagagaggggtcacacacagtgatatagagaggggtcacacacagtgatatagagaggggtcacacacagtgatatagagaggggtcacacacagtgatatagagaggggtcacacacagtgatatagagaggggtcacacacagtgatatagagaggggtcacacacagtgatatagagaggggtcacacagtgatatagagagaggtcacacacagtgatatagaggggtcacacacagtgatatagagaggggtcacacacagtgatatagagaggggtcacacacagtgatatagagaggggtcacacacagtgatatagagaggggtcacacacagtgatatagagaggggtcacacatagtgatatagagaggggtcacacacagtgatatagagaggggtcacacacagtgatatagagaggggtcacacacagtgatatagagaggggtcacacacagtgatatagagaggggtcacacacagtgatatagagaggggtcacacacagtgatatagagaggggtcacacacagtgatagatatagaaggtcactgtgggggcacacaatggcacgcacacacacacacacacacaacctactgcagccatagcgcacaccacacactctCACTCTTTTTATAGTTCAAACATTTTATTGAGTTTCACATAATATAACATTGGTACTGAAGAAAAGTATCAGTAGCAGTATAAATTCACGAATATACATAACTAATAAAACAAGGCCGACAATAATAACTAAATCTTTCTCCACTTATACATAGAATGTAGATAGTAGATATATGGTGCTATTTATCACAAGAATATAGTGTACAAATACAAAGCAAAGCCTATAAGAATGGATCCAGGGTGCCGGCAGCCGACATCTTATATTACCAGGTGGTTGAGGTAAAGTGAGACATGATGGGACGTCTTTCTGCCTGCGAGAAGCCATGGATTAGGAATAGTTTCCACTTCTTAAAGAAGGAAGCTGTAAAGGCCTCCTTATTGTGTACAGTGTCCAGCATCTCCCAGTGTAAGGTTTCCTTTAGAATAGAGGTCAATTCCGAAATAGTCGGTAGGCTAGGCTGTAGCCAATGGTTTAATAAACACTTAAgagctagtaatagggtgagatgtaccgcgGGGGGgataggatggtgcgacatgggatcatCCACAGGTCCAGGGTCACCGTGGAATATATGTTATCGGATCTAAAGGAACTGTAAGCGACCACACGTCACGTATAAAGGATTTTACTAGGAGCCAATAGGATTGTACTGAGTTACAAAGCCATAAACAATGGAAGAGGTCCGCCTGCTCTttttgctgcggccatagcacgcacacacacacacacacactcagctgcagccatagaacactgaagaaaaaccccacactgaggacagaggttacagctacactacttatgtcttctcctcctctatattacacaggatatctccatattacactgctgctcatatacagtcgtccagcatccaggaagagaccagcacagatctccccccacacaatggactcttccagctcagaaacaaactgacaaatagtgaccgaccacccttatgtaatagggccagtgtcctattactgatatatcccccgacccccccttatctaatagggccagtgtcctattactgatatatcccccgaccacccttatgtaatagggccagtgtcctataactgatatatcccccgaccccccttatctaatagggccagtgtcctattactgatatattccccgaccacccttatctaatagggccagtgtcctattactgatatattccccgaccacccttatctaatagggccagtgtcctattactgatatattccccgaccacccttatctaataggaccagtgtcctattactgatatattccccgaccacccttatgtaatagggccagtgtcctattactgatatattccccgaccacccttatgtaatagggccagtgtcctattactgatatatcccccgaccacccttatgtaatagggccagtgtcctattactgatatattccccgaccccccttatgtaatagggccagtgtcctattactgatatattccccgaccccccttatgtaatagggccagtgtcctattactgatatattccccgaccacccttatgtaatagggccagtgtcctattactgatatattcccttaccacccttatgtaatagggccagtgtcctattactgatatattccccgaccacccttatgtaatagggccagtgtcctattactgatatattccccgaccacccttatctaatagggccagtgtcctattactgatatatccccgacccccccttatgtaatagggccagtgtcctattaggccccgttcccactgagtaaagctagcggaattccgcagcggaattgtccccacccgaatgccgttagcctccctatcataatgggagtctatgggaggcgcgcgctcctgctttgtccgcgctgaagaatgaacgtgtacatttttttccaactccagacaaaactagctccgactccacggcCCTAGGGGGATCTGTATGATGGCACTGTATTCTGGGGATGTGTATGATGGCACTGTATTCTGGGGATGTGTATGATGGCACTGTATTCTGGGGATCTGTATGATGGCACTGTATTCTGGGGATCTGTATGATGGCACTGTATTCTGGGGATGTGTATTCTGGGGATGTGTATGATGGCACTGTATTCTGGGGATGTGTATTCTGGGGATCTGTATGATGGCACTGTATTCTGGGGATGTGTATTCTGGGGATCTGTATGATGGC is a genomic window of Dendropsophus ebraccatus isolate aDenEbr1 chromosome 4, aDenEbr1.pat, whole genome shotgun sequence containing:
- the PSMA1 gene encoding proteasome subunit alpha type-1, with the translated sequence MFRNQYDNDVTVWSPQGRIHQIEYAMEAVKQGSATVGLKSTTHAVLVALKRAQSELAAHQKKILNVDNHVGISIAGLTADARLLCNFMRQECLDSRFVFDRPLPVSRLVSLIGSKTQIPTQRYGRRPYGVGLLIAGYDDMGPHIFQTCPSANYFDCKAMSIGARSQSARTYLERHMSEFSECNLNELVKHGLRALRETLPAEQDLTTKNVSIGIVGKDLEFTIYDDDEVAPFLEGLEERPQRKVAAPVEDPVEKPEEPMEH